A stretch of the Comamonas testosteroni TK102 genome encodes the following:
- the fliN gene encoding flagellar motor switch protein FliN, which translates to MAIDDNNKPAGDDPFSGWAEALEEQRQHDQAVEGPDLSDQGGPLAGDAARSYGDVPVHDINMVLDIPVQLSVELGRTKVPIKYILQLAQGSVVELDALAGEPMDVLVNGYLIAQGEVVVVNDKFGIRLTDVVTPSERLRRVSRG; encoded by the coding sequence ATGGCAATTGACGACAACAACAAGCCCGCGGGCGACGATCCGTTCTCCGGCTGGGCCGAGGCGCTGGAAGAACAGCGTCAGCATGACCAGGCCGTCGAAGGCCCCGACCTGTCCGATCAGGGTGGGCCGCTGGCGGGCGACGCCGCTCGCAGCTATGGCGATGTGCCGGTGCACGATATCAACATGGTGCTGGACATTCCGGTTCAGCTGTCCGTGGAGCTGGGCCGCACCAAGGTGCCCATCAAATACATTCTGCAACTGGCTCAGGGCTCGGTGGTGGAGCTCGATGCTCTGGCCGGTGAACCCATGGATGTGCTGGTCAACGGCTACCTGATCGCCCAGGGCGAAGTGGTGGTGGTCAACGACAAGTTCGGTATCCGTCTGACGGACGTGGTAACACCGTCCGAGCGCCTGCGCCGGGTCAGCCGTGGTTGA
- a CDS encoding flagellar biosynthetic protein FliO encodes MWPTLLLVVLFVAVMAALPWLVRRLQQKNLLPRGMGMARGASAVPAQVLGTLAIGPQQRVLTVQLGEGEQAVRLVLGVTAQQIQCLHVLQDPSATLQSAPAAHSPAVSSFTDSLMRAQADEAARNSGNV; translated from the coding sequence ATGTGGCCCACGCTGCTGCTGGTCGTCCTGTTCGTGGCGGTCATGGCGGCATTGCCCTGGCTGGTGCGCCGTCTGCAGCAGAAAAACCTCCTGCCGCGCGGCATGGGCATGGCCCGTGGAGCCTCTGCCGTGCCGGCGCAGGTGCTGGGAACGCTGGCCATTGGCCCGCAGCAGCGGGTGCTGACCGTGCAGCTGGGTGAAGGGGAGCAGGCCGTGCGCCTGGTGCTGGGCGTGACGGCGCAGCAGATTCAATGCCTGCATGTGCTGCAAGACCCGTCCGCGACTTTGCAATCGGCCCCTGCAGCCCATTCACCTGCCGTCTCATCGTTCACCGACTCGCTGATGCGTGCGCAGGCCGACGAAGCGGCCCGGAATTCTGGAAATGTCTAA
- the fliP gene encoding flagellar type III secretion system pore protein FliP (The bacterial flagellar biogenesis protein FliP forms a type III secretion system (T3SS)-type pore required for flagellar assembly.), with the protein MSKFVSRAAAAALLAMPLMAAAQGAPASLPLLVGQGAGGTSYSVPIQTLLFFTALSFLPAILLLMTGFTRIVIVLSLLRQALGTQSAPPNQVVIGLSLFLTMFVMGPTLDKVYQDAYLPYTQNSISFEQAIEKAEAPMRGFMLKQTRQSDFALFKRLAKLDANVTAETAPLRVLVPAFVTSELKTAFQIGFMIFIPFLIIDMVVSSILMSLGMMMLSPVLVALPFKLMLFVLADGWNLIIGSLAASFAT; encoded by the coding sequence ATGTCTAAATTCGTCTCTCGTGCTGCTGCAGCTGCCCTGTTGGCGATGCCCCTGATGGCCGCAGCCCAGGGCGCACCCGCCAGTCTGCCGCTGCTGGTAGGCCAGGGCGCGGGCGGCACCAGCTATTCGGTGCCCATCCAGACATTGCTGTTCTTCACGGCGCTGTCCTTTCTGCCCGCCATCCTGCTGCTGATGACGGGTTTCACCCGCATCGTCATCGTGCTGAGCCTGTTGCGCCAGGCGCTGGGCACGCAGTCTGCGCCGCCCAATCAGGTGGTGATCGGCCTGTCGCTGTTTCTCACCATGTTCGTGATGGGGCCCACGCTGGACAAGGTCTATCAGGACGCCTATCTGCCTTACACGCAGAACAGCATCAGCTTCGAGCAGGCCATTGAAAAGGCCGAAGCCCCCATGCGCGGCTTCATGCTCAAGCAGACGCGCCAGTCGGACTTTGCGCTGTTCAAGCGCCTGGCCAAGCTGGATGCGAATGTCACGGCGGAAACAGCACCTCTGCGGGTGCTGGTGCCGGCCTTTGTGACCAGCGAGCTGAAGACGGCCTTCCAGATCGGCTTCATGATCTTCATTCCGTTCCTGATCATCGACATGGTGGTGTCTTCCATCCTCATGTCGCTGGGCATGATGATGCTCTCGCCCGTGCTGGTGGCCCTGCCGTTCAAGCTCATGCTGTTTGTGCTGGCCGATGGCTGGAACCTGATCATCGGCTCCCTGGCGGCAAGCTTTGCTACATGA
- the fliQ gene encoding flagellar biosynthesis protein FliQ, translating to MTSQFVLTFGREALTLLLMISMPVLGVVMGVGLLVSVFQAVTQVHEATLAFVPKLIAAVLVFAVAGPWMLSTLVDFIRRTIESIPGSVG from the coding sequence ATGACCTCTCAGTTTGTTCTGACCTTTGGCCGCGAGGCGCTGACCCTGCTGCTCATGATCTCCATGCCGGTGCTGGGCGTGGTCATGGGCGTGGGCCTGCTGGTGAGCGTCTTTCAGGCCGTGACCCAGGTGCATGAGGCCACGCTGGCCTTTGTGCCCAAGCTCATCGCTGCCGTGCTGGTGTTTGCCGTGGCCGGACCGTGGATGCTGTCCACGCTGGTGGATTTCATTCGTCGCACCATAGAGAGCATTCCGGGTTCGGTGGGATGA
- the fliR gene encoding flagellar biosynthetic protein FliR, which translates to MISFSEAQIAAWLSPLIWPFVRVLALFTAAPVFSQKAIPMRLKVGLAFLVALCAQPVLGEQTVVSIASAQALGTLVQQVVVGLSVGFAVRLVMAAIEVAGEVVGLQMGLNFASFFDPTSNAQLSAVARFLVQIATLLFIVINGHLLVLMAVLKSFQAFPVDGNFLQAISQMRIHEMGSAIFSSAFWIALPMIAMLLFVNLVLGIISRVAPQMNIYAVGFPVTLTVGLLGLTATLPLLEQPLVALLQKGMAVFGV; encoded by the coding sequence ATGATTTCCTTTAGCGAAGCCCAGATCGCCGCCTGGCTCTCGCCGCTGATCTGGCCTTTTGTGCGCGTGCTGGCGCTGTTCACCGCGGCGCCCGTGTTTTCCCAGAAAGCCATTCCCATGCGGCTCAAGGTCGGGCTGGCTTTCCTGGTTGCGCTTTGCGCGCAGCCCGTGCTGGGCGAGCAGACGGTGGTCAGCATTGCTTCGGCCCAGGCGCTGGGCACGCTGGTGCAGCAGGTGGTGGTTGGGCTGTCCGTGGGCTTTGCCGTGCGCCTGGTGATGGCGGCCATCGAAGTCGCCGGTGAAGTGGTGGGTCTGCAGATGGGCTTGAACTTCGCGTCCTTCTTCGACCCGACCAGCAATGCCCAGCTCAGCGCCGTGGCGCGTTTCCTGGTGCAGATCGCCACCTTGCTGTTCATCGTCATCAACGGCCATCTGCTGGTGCTGATGGCGGTTCTCAAGAGCTTCCAGGCTTTCCCCGTCGATGGCAATTTCCTGCAGGCTATCTCCCAGATGCGGATTCACGAGATGGGCAGCGCCATTTTCTCCAGTGCTTTCTGGATTGCCCTGCCCATGATTGCCATGCTGCTCTTCGTCAACCTGGTGCTGGGCATCATCTCCCGGGTCGCGCCGCAGATGAATATCTATGCCGTGGGCTTTCCGGTCACCTTGACCGTGGGCCTGCTCGGCCTGACGGCCACTCTGCCCTTGCTGGAGCAGCCCCTGGTGGCCCTGCTGCAAAAGGGCATGGCAGTCTTCGGCGTCTAG
- a CDS encoding response regulator transcription factor has protein sequence MIHVVLCDDHAILRRGIRDTLAEATDISVTAEAGSYAELREQLRDATCDVLLLDINMPGRSGLEVLASVRETHPQIRVIMVSMYPEDQYALRSIKAGAAGYANKAGDPVLLIDAVRTVHSGRKYLTAEVAQMLADSLAQPAAPVPHETLSEREMQTLLKIASGQRQTEIAQELMLSPKTVSVYRARVLEKLGMGSNAELTAYAIKNGLIDTP, from the coding sequence TTGATTCACGTGGTGCTGTGCGACGACCATGCCATTTTGCGCCGGGGCATACGCGACACCCTGGCAGAGGCGACGGACATCAGCGTCACTGCAGAAGCTGGCAGCTACGCCGAGCTGCGTGAGCAACTGCGCGATGCCACCTGCGATGTGCTGCTGCTGGACATCAATATGCCGGGCCGCAGCGGCCTGGAAGTACTGGCCAGCGTGCGCGAAACGCATCCGCAGATCCGCGTCATCATGGTCTCCATGTACCCCGAAGACCAGTATGCCTTGCGCAGCATCAAGGCCGGCGCGGCCGGCTATGCCAACAAGGCGGGAGATCCGGTGCTGCTGATCGACGCCGTGCGCACCGTCCACAGCGGACGCAAATACCTGACTGCCGAGGTGGCCCAGATGCTGGCCGACAGTCTGGCCCAGCCTGCGGCCCCGGTGCCGCATGAAACCCTGTCCGAGCGCGAGATGCAGACGCTGCTGAAGATTGCCAGCGGTCAGCGCCAGACCGAGATTGCACAGGAGTTGATGCTCAGCCCCAAGACGGTGAGCGTGTACCGGGCACGCGTGCTGGAGAAGCTGGGCATGGGCAGCAACGCCGAACTAACCGCCTATGCCATCAAGAATGGGCTGATCGATACGCCCTGA
- a CDS encoding ATP-binding protein, producing MFQNVSNDSLLGDIQFRNQTLKILHIEDSVADQALARLSLKRGQLPCTLTAVDSLQEVSDALETQEFDLILADYHLPGFTALDVWDLVRNRADAPPFVLLSGAIGESAAVDIMRLGISDYLLKDQINSLPRVIKRAMEVHEARLARRRAALQLAESEKRLAELTEHLHTSIEQERANISREIHDDIGGSLTAVKFDLAWLIRNSPEGKQREHARSALEMLEHALGASQRIMQNLRPPVLDQGLVAAVQWLAQDFERRTGIPAQLHTSREHMEIAAAQQVVVYRTAQESLTNISKYAQASQVTLDLSDHEGFLTLEVTDNGIGLSQDERNKPHSFGLRGLSERARTIQGWLDVSSHPGRGTSIILTIPLAETQA from the coding sequence ATGTTCCAAAATGTATCCAATGATAGCCTCCTTGGCGATATTCAATTCCGGAATCAGACCTTGAAAATCCTCCATATTGAAGACTCTGTCGCAGATCAGGCGCTGGCACGCCTGAGCCTCAAGCGCGGTCAGCTGCCCTGCACGCTCACGGCCGTGGACAGTCTGCAGGAGGTCAGCGACGCCCTGGAGACGCAGGAATTCGACCTGATCCTGGCGGACTATCATCTGCCCGGCTTCACGGCGCTTGATGTCTGGGACCTGGTGCGAAACCGTGCCGACGCCCCCCCTTTCGTGCTGCTGTCGGGGGCCATCGGCGAGTCCGCCGCAGTGGACATCATGCGCCTGGGAATCAGCGACTATCTGCTCAAGGACCAGATCAACAGCCTGCCCCGTGTCATCAAGCGCGCCATGGAAGTCCATGAAGCGCGACTGGCCCGCCGCCGCGCCGCGCTGCAGCTGGCCGAGTCCGAAAAGCGCCTGGCCGAGCTGACCGAACACCTGCACACCAGCATCGAGCAGGAGCGCGCCAATATCTCGCGCGAGATTCACGACGACATCGGCGGCTCGCTCACTGCCGTCAAGTTCGACCTGGCCTGGCTGATCCGCAACAGCCCCGAAGGCAAGCAGCGCGAGCATGCCAGATCGGCGCTGGAGATGCTGGAGCACGCACTGGGCGCCAGCCAGCGCATCATGCAGAACCTGCGTCCGCCCGTACTGGACCAGGGACTGGTGGCAGCCGTGCAATGGCTGGCCCAGGACTTCGAGCGCCGCACCGGCATACCCGCCCAGCTGCACACCAGCCGCGAGCATATGGAAATAGCAGCCGCGCAGCAGGTGGTGGTCTACCGTACGGCACAGGAATCCTTGACCAATATCAGCAAATACGCACAAGCCAGCCAGGTGACCCTGGATTTGTCCGACCACGAGGGTTTTTTGACACTGGAAGTAACAGACAACGGCATAGGCCTGAGCCAGGATGAGCGCAATAAACCGCATTCCTTCGGCCTTCGCGGACTAAGTGAGCGCGCGCGAACTATTCAGGGCTGGCTGGATGTGAGCAGCCACCCCGGCCGAGGAACCTCTATCATCCTCACCATTCCTCTGGCAGAGACCCAGGCATGA
- a CDS encoding response regulator, with protein sequence MRSILAVDDSPSMRKMVSFTLSSAGFKVVEAVDGVDALEKAQAQNIDLVLADQNMPRLDGIGLTRKLRENPKFKGTPILILTTESSDLMKQAGRAAGATGWLVKPFDPNRLIEVIQKVLR encoded by the coding sequence ATGCGATCGATTCTGGCTGTTGATGATTCCCCCTCGATGCGAAAGATGGTGTCTTTCACATTGAGCAGTGCTGGTTTTAAGGTGGTGGAAGCCGTCGACGGTGTGGATGCGCTGGAAAAAGCGCAGGCGCAGAACATCGATCTGGTGCTGGCCGACCAGAACATGCCGCGGCTGGACGGCATCGGTCTCACGCGCAAACTGCGTGAAAACCCGAAGTTCAAGGGCACGCCCATCCTCATACTGACCACGGAATCCAGCGATCTGATGAAGCAGGCGGGCCGGGCTGCAGGTGCCACAGGCTGGCTGGTCAAGCCCTTCGATCCCAATCGATTGATCGAAGTTATTCAAAAAGTGCTGCGTTAA
- a CDS encoding chemotaxis protein CheW: MADTHQDGAGSGADFDLSQFYQIFFEEASENLDQMEQMLLSLDLSAANDEELNGIFRCAHSIKGGAATFGFSDVTELTHRMESLLDRLRRHEITPIPEMVDVLLESADASRSLLARHQSGDEGEPVSTAELVVRIEALAQGLTEIPQINRSAAAAEPVQQAAAAVAQPPAQAPAPVAAQAAEPGPAIGTEPPEGARELMIEIGPLSRLELGDAIKELFRDIPGLGTIQDQASAKADHRLFKVRTVSTDDELRDLFVFHVSKEQVQISEATLPQSAAEPVAEPEAVVDEEAAMPPHNLPAEEAYGFFAGAPGSPEAQQNQEHGALAGAGGAAQKAAPKAAAAHMESTSIRVDVKKVDQLINLVGELVITQAMLAQNSQGLDPTTYQQLLAGLADLDRNTRDLQESVMSIRMIPMSTVFSRFPRMLRDLAGKLGKKIDLVTLGEATELDKGLVEKITDPLTHLVRNSVDHGIEMPEDRIAAGKSEHGTLTLAASHQGGSIVIEVRDDGKGMNRERILNKARERGMDVSDSMPDSEVWQLIFAPGFSTADVVTDVSGRGVGMDVVKRNITSLGGTVEIESVAGVGMKVAVRLPLTLAIMDGMSVGVGEEVYILPLSSVVESFQVKADDVNTVANGTQLVKVRDEYMPVIALERTFKVPRADESQTSNIMVVVEAEGSRVALLVDELLGQHQVVVKNLESNYRKVPNVSGATILGDGSVALILDTGALVRRTRH, from the coding sequence ATGGCGGATACACACCAGGATGGCGCAGGTTCGGGCGCAGACTTCGACCTTAGCCAGTTCTATCAAATCTTTTTCGAGGAAGCCAGCGAGAACCTCGACCAGATGGAGCAGATGCTGCTCAGCCTGGACCTTTCGGCCGCCAATGATGAAGAGCTCAACGGTATCTTCCGCTGCGCCCACTCCATCAAGGGCGGTGCGGCGACCTTTGGCTTCTCGGATGTGACCGAGCTCACGCACCGCATGGAATCCCTGCTGGATCGCCTGCGCCGCCACGAAATCACGCCCATCCCCGAGATGGTCGATGTGCTGCTGGAGTCGGCGGACGCCAGCCGCAGCCTGCTGGCACGTCACCAGTCGGGCGACGAGGGCGAGCCGGTTTCCACTGCGGAACTCGTGGTGCGCATCGAGGCCCTGGCCCAGGGCCTGACCGAAATTCCCCAGATCAACCGCAGCGCCGCGGCTGCCGAGCCTGTGCAGCAGGCGGCCGCTGCCGTCGCGCAGCCACCCGCTCAGGCGCCGGCCCCGGTCGCTGCCCAGGCGGCGGAGCCAGGCCCTGCGATCGGTACCGAGCCTCCCGAGGGTGCGCGTGAGCTGATGATCGAGATCGGTCCGCTGTCCCGGCTGGAGCTGGGCGACGCCATCAAGGAGCTGTTCCGCGACATTCCGGGTCTGGGCACGATCCAGGACCAGGCCAGTGCCAAGGCCGATCACCGTCTGTTCAAGGTCAGAACGGTGTCCACCGATGACGAGTTGCGTGATCTGTTTGTCTTCCATGTCTCCAAGGAGCAGGTGCAGATCAGCGAGGCGACCCTGCCGCAGTCCGCGGCCGAGCCCGTGGCCGAGCCGGAAGCCGTGGTCGATGAAGAGGCCGCCATGCCGCCCCACAATCTGCCGGCCGAAGAAGCCTACGGCTTTTTTGCGGGTGCTCCGGGCAGCCCCGAGGCTCAGCAGAATCAGGAGCATGGTGCGCTTGCCGGCGCTGGAGGTGCTGCGCAAAAGGCTGCACCCAAGGCCGCTGCAGCCCATATGGAGTCCACCAGCATCCGCGTGGATGTAAAGAAGGTGGACCAGCTCATCAATCTGGTGGGCGAGCTGGTTATCACCCAGGCCATGCTGGCACAGAACAGCCAGGGGCTGGACCCGACGACCTATCAGCAGCTGCTGGCCGGTCTGGCCGACCTGGATCGCAACACGCGTGACCTGCAAGAGTCCGTGATGTCGATCCGCATGATTCCCATGTCCACCGTGTTCAGCCGCTTCCCGCGCATGCTGCGCGACCTGGCGGGCAAGTTGGGCAAGAAGATCGATCTGGTCACGCTGGGTGAGGCCACCGAGCTGGACAAGGGACTGGTCGAAAAGATTACCGATCCGCTGACCCATCTGGTGCGCAACAGCGTGGACCACGGCATCGAGATGCCGGAGGACCGCATCGCTGCAGGCAAGTCCGAACATGGCACGCTGACGCTGGCGGCATCCCACCAGGGCGGCTCCATCGTCATTGAGGTGCGCGACGACGGCAAGGGCATGAATCGCGAGAGGATTCTGAACAAGGCCCGCGAGCGCGGCATGGATGTCTCCGACAGCATGCCCGACAGCGAGGTCTGGCAGCTGATCTTTGCGCCGGGCTTCTCGACGGCCGATGTGGTCACCGATGTCTCGGGCCGCGGCGTGGGCATGGACGTGGTCAAGCGAAACATCACCTCGCTGGGCGGCACGGTGGAGATCGAGTCCGTCGCCGGCGTGGGCATGAAGGTGGCGGTGCGTCTGCCGCTGACGCTGGCCATCATGGACGGCATGTCCGTCGGTGTGGGCGAAGAGGTCTATATCCTGCCGCTGTCCTCGGTGGTCGAGTCCTTCCAGGTCAAGGCCGACGATGTCAACACCGTGGCCAATGGCACCCAGCTGGTCAAGGTGCGCGACGAGTACATGCCGGTGATCGCGCTGGAGCGCACTTTCAAGGTGCCGCGCGCCGATGAAAGCCAGACCAGCAACATCATGGTGGTGGTCGAGGCTGAAGGCAGTCGCGTGGCGCTGCTGGTCGACGAGCTGCTGGGCCAGCACCAGGTGGTGGTGAAGAACCTGGAAAGCAATTACCGCAAGGTGCCCAATGTATCGGGTGCCACCATTTTGGGCGACGGATCCGTGGCGCTGATTCTGGATACGGGCGCTCTGGTGCGCCGTACCCGCCACTGA
- a CDS encoding chemotaxis protein CheW: MNIINKTAEGVATGAREYLTFRLGEEEYGIDILKVQEIRGYEQPTRIANAPEFIKGVVNLRGTIVPIVDMRLRFNCSEVEYNAFTVVIILNLRNRVVGIVVDSVSDVMELAADAVRPAPDIESAIDSGCILGLGSVGERMLILLDIEKLMGNVDMGLVASEA; this comes from the coding sequence ATGAACATCATCAACAAGACTGCCGAAGGCGTGGCCACCGGGGCCCGCGAATACCTGACCTTCCGCCTGGGCGAGGAGGAATACGGCATCGACATCCTCAAGGTGCAGGAAATCCGTGGCTACGAGCAGCCCACGCGCATTGCCAACGCACCCGAGTTCATCAAGGGCGTGGTCAATCTGCGCGGAACCATCGTGCCCATCGTGGACATGCGCCTGCGCTTCAACTGCTCCGAGGTGGAGTACAACGCCTTCACCGTGGTCATCATCCTGAACCTGCGCAATCGCGTGGTCGGAATTGTGGTGGACTCGGTCAGCGATGTGATGGAGCTGGCCGCCGATGCCGTGCGTCCTGCGCCCGATATCGAAAGCGCCATCGACAGCGGCTGCATCCTGGGCCTGGGCTCGGTGGGCGAGCGCATGCTGATCCTGCTGGACATCGAGAAGCTCATGGGCAATGTCGACATGGGCCTGGTGGCCTCCGAAGCCTGA
- a CDS encoding CheR family methyltransferase codes for MLNLGRNASFAASPARPEQDEEALPGGMSGPLAQGREFVWSNRDFARVQTLIYKRAGISLHDGKHAMVYSRLSRRLRETGHESFVSYLDWLESINDGPEWQEFVNALTTNLTSFFREQHHFDILAQHLRSHKPGGNGWKVWCSAASTGEEPYSILMTAVESLGASASFQLMASDIDSRVLETASRGVYRAENLKGVSTERLHRFFLRGRSANSGMVRVKPELRRMVDFLNVNLIAGDWPFRETFDIVFCRNVMIYFDAPTQRRVLERIHQVMRPGGLLFVGHAENFSDSRDLFALKGKTVYERQ; via the coding sequence GTGCTGAACCTGGGACGTAACGCTTCATTCGCCGCCTCTCCTGCCCGGCCTGAGCAGGATGAGGAGGCGCTGCCGGGCGGCATGTCCGGTCCGCTGGCGCAGGGGCGCGAGTTCGTCTGGTCCAACCGCGACTTTGCCCGCGTCCAGACCCTGATCTACAAGCGTGCCGGCATCAGCCTGCATGATGGCAAGCACGCCATGGTCTACAGCCGTCTGTCGCGCCGCCTGCGCGAGACCGGGCATGAGAGCTTTGTCAGCTATCTGGACTGGCTGGAGAGCATCAACGACGGGCCTGAATGGCAGGAATTCGTCAACGCGCTGACCACGAATCTGACCTCGTTCTTCCGCGAACAGCATCACTTCGACATCCTGGCCCAGCATCTGCGCAGCCATAAACCCGGCGGCAATGGCTGGAAGGTATGGTGCAGCGCGGCCTCCACGGGAGAGGAGCCTTATTCCATCCTGATGACGGCGGTGGAGAGTCTCGGTGCCTCGGCCAGCTTTCAGCTCATGGCCAGCGACATCGATTCGCGCGTGCTGGAGACCGCCTCGCGCGGCGTGTACCGGGCAGAGAACCTCAAGGGCGTGAGCACCGAGCGGCTGCACCGCTTTTTCCTGCGTGGGCGTTCGGCCAACTCGGGGATGGTGCGGGTCAAGCCGGAGCTGCGCCGCATGGTGGACTTTCTCAACGTCAACCTGATCGCCGGCGACTGGCCGTTCCGGGAGACCTTCGACATCGTCTTCTGCCGCAACGTGATGATTTATTTCGACGCACCGACCCAGCGTCGCGTGCTGGAGCGCATTCATCAGGTGATGCGTCCGGGCGGGCTGCTGTTTGTCGGTCATGCCGAGAATTTCAGCGATTCGCGCGATCTGTTCGCGCTCAAGGGCAAGACCGTCTATGAGCGCCAATGA
- the cheD gene encoding chemoreceptor glutamine deamidase CheD produces MRNLSSPLDLPGAGAARPLRGNSFVPLGYPDPAMPAPVSSLEQLKRQPRQPGEASFFYYDPHFQLNSAKVLPGEYFVSRDEMAIVTVLGSCIAACLWDRFMRIGGMNHFMLPDGDSSDVSGRYGSYAMELLINEMLKLGARRESMQAKIFGGAQVMANFTTMNVGERNTSFVTEYLQTERIPIVSEDVLDIYPRKVVFFPSTGKAMVKRLAHAHPEALVQQEITRGNAAAVARNTAGGSVDLF; encoded by the coding sequence ATGAGGAATCTGAGCTCTCCGCTGGATCTGCCAGGTGCTGGCGCTGCCAGACCCCTGCGCGGCAACAGCTTCGTGCCCCTGGGCTATCCTGATCCGGCCATGCCGGCGCCGGTCTCATCGCTGGAGCAGCTCAAGCGCCAGCCGCGCCAGCCGGGCGAGGCCTCGTTCTTCTACTACGACCCGCACTTCCAGCTCAATTCGGCCAAGGTGTTGCCGGGCGAGTACTTTGTCTCGCGCGACGAGATGGCCATCGTCACCGTGCTGGGTTCCTGTATCGCGGCCTGCCTGTGGGATCGTTTCATGCGCATTGGCGGCATGAACCACTTCATGCTGCCTGACGGCGATAGCAGCGACGTCTCGGGGCGCTATGGTTCGTACGCCATGGAGCTGCTGATCAATGAGATGCTCAAGCTGGGCGCAAGGCGCGAATCCATGCAGGCCAAGATTTTTGGCGGCGCCCAGGTCATGGCCAATTTCACGACCATGAATGTGGGTGAGCGCAACACCAGTTTTGTGACAGAGTATCTGCAAACCGAGCGCATTCCCATCGTCTCCGAGGACGTGCTGGATATTTATCCGCGCAAGGTGGTGTTTTTCCCATCCACGGGCAAGGCCATGGTCAAGCGCCTGGCACACGCCCATCCCGAGGCATTGGTGCAGCAGGAAATCACTCGCGGCAACGCGGCTGCGGTGGCACGCAATACGGCGGGCGGCTCGGTGGATCTGTTTTGA
- a CDS encoding protein-glutamate methylesterase/protein-glutamine glutaminase, whose protein sequence is MLKPKIRVIVVDDSALVRSLLAEIINRQHDMECIGSANDPLIAREMIRDLNPDVITLDVEMPRMDGIDFLGRLMRLRPMPVVMISTLTERGAEVTMRALELGAIDFVAKPRVGVANGLQELASQIVDKIRVAAVAQVHRLPVVPHGVAASAGTGAKPAAPRAQATPGLLGRISTEKIIAIGASTGGTEAIREVLTHLPADCPAIVITQHMPPGFTTSFAARLNSLCQMTVKEAAHGERLLPGHAYIAPGGRHFSITRSGANYVAVVDDAPPVNRHKPSVEVLFKSVAASAGRNAYGIMLTGMGADGATAMREMRDAGSYNLVQDESTCIVFGMPREAIAHGAADEVLPLPQIAHALLTKLRGGSDQVHHRI, encoded by the coding sequence TTGTTAAAGCCAAAAATCCGGGTGATCGTGGTGGACGACTCTGCGCTGGTGCGCAGTCTTCTGGCCGAGATCATCAATCGCCAGCATGACATGGAGTGCATCGGCTCGGCCAATGACCCGTTGATCGCGCGTGAAATGATCCGCGATCTGAACCCCGACGTCATCACGCTGGATGTGGAAATGCCCCGCATGGACGGCATCGATTTCCTCGGGCGGCTCATGCGCCTGCGACCCATGCCGGTGGTGATGATCTCCACGCTGACCGAGCGCGGTGCCGAAGTCACCATGCGCGCCCTGGAGCTGGGTGCCATCGATTTTGTGGCCAAGCCCCGCGTCGGCGTGGCCAACGGCCTGCAGGAGCTGGCCAGCCAGATTGTGGACAAGATCCGCGTGGCCGCCGTGGCCCAGGTGCATCGCCTGCCGGTGGTGCCGCACGGTGTGGCCGCGTCGGCGGGTACGGGCGCCAAGCCTGCGGCGCCCCGTGCGCAGGCGACTCCCGGTCTGCTGGGTCGCATCTCGACCGAAAAAATCATCGCCATCGGCGCTTCCACGGGGGGCACCGAGGCGATCCGTGAAGTGCTCACGCATCTGCCGGCCGACTGCCCGGCCATCGTCATCACCCAGCACATGCCGCCGGGCTTTACCACCAGTTTTGCGGCACGGCTCAACAGCCTGTGCCAGATGACGGTCAAGGAGGCCGCGCACGGCGAGCGTTTGCTGCCCGGCCATGCCTATATCGCTCCTGGCGGCAGGCATTTCTCCATCACGCGCAGCGGTGCCAACTATGTGGCCGTGGTCGATGATGCGCCGCCCGTCAACCGTCACAAGCCCTCGGTGGAAGTGCTGTTCAAGTCCGTGGCCGCCAGCGCCGGGCGCAATGCCTACGGCATCATGCTCACCGGCATGGGGGCTGATGGCGCCACCGCCATGCGCGAGATGCGCGATGCCGGCAGCTACAACTTGGTGCAAGATGAGAGCACCTGCATCGTCTTCGGCATGCCCCGCGAAGCCATTGCCCATGGTGCGGCCGACGAGGTGCTGCCTCTGCCGCAGATCGCTCATGCACTGCTGACCAAGCTGCGCGGCGGCTCGGATCAGGTACATCACCGTATCTAG